In the Malus domestica chromosome 16, GDT2T_hap1 genome, one interval contains:
- the LOC103402821 gene encoding uncharacterized protein isoform X1, with translation MDLEPGSKNSEKSERVVDGSEGSKHPETPKVVDGSDSSSHLTILPEATANEGGPVPTRRLISISSLSSLASDSSLEDLFQVDTNRITTSTHTASVPKHDDYNIVGPASTSRASDVTHGSMVPGLSPTDSPSIQTMDRCGGYDPYRIPTSVFSTSKSNKEMDWSVASNESLFSIHLGNNSFSRDHTFFLGDLGKSGELYKSGELFSLNPAPPVPAVEIESDRIEEVRKSGVGVADETIKDIARANAEDHSEGRVPPPTVFGKSPSLSRRSDGSGTSTRSFAFPMYVYIHYLRLTDGMKSSVKATELCLEQPPPQPPVRLSPKKVTKSKVTYWFRCFSWFKWGCSCHRRHCCSYCCCC, from the exons ATGGACTTGGAACCTGGAAGCAAGAACAGCGAGAAGTCAGAACGAGTTGTTGATGGGAGTGAAGGCAGTAAGCACCCTGAAACACCAAAGGTTGTTGATGGGAGTGATAGCAGTAGCCATTTAACAATACTTCCAGAGGCTACTGCTAATGAAGGTGGTCCTGTCCCGACCAGAAGACTAATCTCTATATCCTCTTTGTCTTCGTTGGCATCAGACTCGTCATTGGAAGATCTATTCCAAGTGGATACAAACAGAATTACAACCTCAACACATACTGCTTCCGTCCCTAAACATGATGACTATAACATTGTAGGTCCCGCATCAACATCCCGAGCTTCTGATGTCACCCATGGGTCCATGGTGCCTGGTTTGTCACCAACAGATTCCCCTTCAATCCAAACTATGGATCGGTGTGGTGGATATGATCCTTACAGGATCCCGACTTCTGTGTTTTCAACAAGTAAATCCAACAAAGAAATGGATTGGAGTGTTGCATCCAATGAGTCATTGTTTAGCATTCATTTAGGCAACAACAGCTTTTCCAGAGACCACACATTTTTTCTCGGTGATTTGGGCAAGTCTGGGGAACTGTACAAATCAGGCGAGTTGTTTTCGCTCAATCCAGCCCCTCCTGTTCCAGCGGTAGAAATTGAAAGTGACAGGATTGAAGAAGTGAGGAAATCTGGAGTTGGAGTGGCAGATGAGACCATCAAGGACATAGCAAGAGCAAATGCTGAAGATCATAGTGAGGGAAGGGTACCACCACCAACTGTATTTGGAAAATCCCCTAGCCTCTCTCGCCGTTCTGATGGGAGTGGGACTAGCACACGCTCTTTTGCCTTCCCAATGTACGTCTATATACATTATCTAAG ATTGACAGATGGGATGAAAAGTTCTGTGAAGGCTACTGAGCTGTGTCTGGAGCAGCCGCCGCCACAACCACCCGTCAGATTATCGCCTAAAAAAGTGACCAAATCAAAAGTCACCTATTGGTTTCGTTGCTTTTCTTGGTTCAAGTGGGGTTGTTCTTGTCACCGGCGTCATTGTTGTTCTTATTGTTGCTGTTGTTGA
- the LOC103402818 gene encoding proteinaceous RNase P 1, chloroplastic/mitochondrial: MLHGGALPRTSPLFSFFIKIPLPLIFRTSCRFFRPILRSPKPKPTLNSTYSFSMDKRLNLCTLALSDNSPSPSSPAVSNKAMKKARRESPEGVLRHKLDMCSRHGQLVQALSLYDEARSNGVPLSLHHYNVLLYLCSSNGGGDDGDVGLKRGFEIFRQMVEDKVVPNEATFTSAARLAIAGEDPEMAFHLVKQMKGLGIPPKLRSYGPALFEFCKKGEADRAYEVDAHMVESGVVAEEPEITALIKVSSDSSRGDKVYEMLHRLRTTVRQVSESTYGVVEEWFKSEEAAKVGVETWDVNKVREGVVRGGGGWHGQGWLGSGNWRVERTQMDEEGTCSCCGEKLVSIDIDPKETENFATSLSKLASQREVRGDFIRFQEWLQGHGPFDAVVDGANVGLVNQHNFSFFQLDTLVNRLRQMSPSKRLPLVILHQNRVTGGPAQNPNNKRLLESWKKSGALYSTPVGSNDDWYWLYAAVNCKCLLVTNDEMRDHLFQLLGTSFFPRWKEKHQVRLSVSRRGLNLHMPPPYSIVIQEAEDGEWHVPTTTGDDIETPRQWLCATRARNTK; encoded by the exons atgtTGCACGGCGGCGCTCTGCCAAGAACCTCGCcgctcttctccttcttcatcaaaATCCCACTCCCCCTAATTTTCCGAACCTCCTGCCGTTTCTTCCGCCCAATTCTCCGCTCCCCGAAACCTAAACCGACCCTGAATTCCACCTACAGCTTCTCCATGGACAAAAGACTCAACCTTTGCACTCTGGCTCTCTCCGATAACTCGCCGTCGCCGTCGTCTCCGGCGGTTTCCAACAAAGCCATGAAGAAAGCGCGGCGGGAATCTCCGGAGGGGGTCCTTAGGCACAAGCTAGACATGTGCTCCAGGCACGGCCAGCTGGTCCAAGCTCTGAGCCTTTACGACGAGGCCAGGAGCAATGGGGTCCCGCTTAGCCTGCACCATTACAATGTTTTGCTCTACCTTTGCTCCTCCAATGGCGGCGGTGATGACGGTGATGTGGGTTTGAAGAGGGGGTTTGAGATTTTTCGCCAGATGGTTGAGGATAAGGTTGTCCCCAATGAGGCCACTTTTACCAGCGCGGCGAGATTGGCAATCGCGGGGGAGGACCCGGAAATGGCGTTTCATTTGGTGAAGCAGATGAAGGGTTTAGGAATTCCGCCGAAATTGAGGTCTTACGGTCCGGCATTGTTTGAGTTCTGTAAGAAGGGGGAGGCCGATAGAGCTTATGAGGTTGATGCTCACATGGTTGAATCCGGGGTTGTGGCGGAGGAACCTGAGATCACTGCTTTGATAAAAGTTAGTTCTGATTCGAGCAGAGGTGACAAGGTTTATGAGATGTTGCACCGGTTGCGGACCACGGTGAGGCAGGTCTCGGAGTCAACTTATGGGGTGGTGGAGGAGTGGTTTAAGTCCGAGGAGGCGGCGAAAGTTGGGGTGGAGACTTGGGATGTGAATAAGGTGAGGGAAGGGGTTGTGAGAGGAGGTGGAGGGTGGCATGGGCAAGGGTGGCTTGGGAGTGGGAATTGGAGAGTGGAGAGGACTCAGATGGATGAAGAAGGGACATGCTCTTGTTGCGGCGAAAAGCTTGTCTCTATCGACATTGATCCGAAAGAGACCGAGAATTTTGCTACCTCTTTGAGCAAATTGGCTAGCCAAAGGGAGGTTCGGGGTGATTTCATACGATTCCAG GAGTGGCTTCAAGGGCATGGTCCATTCGATGCTGTTGTAGATGGTGCCAATGTTGGTCTGGTCAATCAACATAATTTCAGCTTTTTCCAG CTCGATACTCTGGTGAACAGGTTACGCCAAATGAGCCCATCAAAGCGATTGCCACTTGTTATATTGCACCAAAATCGTGTAACTGGTGGTCCCGCTCAGAATCCTAATAACAAGAGATTGTTAGAGAGTTGGAAAAAGTCCGGTGCACTTTACTCTACTCCAGTTGGTTcaaatgatgattg GTACTGGTTGTACGCTGCTGTTAATTGCAAGTGTTTGCTGGTGACGAACGATGAGATGAGAGACCACTTGTTCCAACTTCTAGGGACTAGCTTTTTCCCAAGATGGAAGGAAAAACACCAG GTTCGATTGTCCGTATCAAGGCGCGGACTTAACCTTCATATGCCACCCCCTTATTCGATTGTAATCCAG GAAGCAGAGGATGGGGAGTGGCACGTGCCAACAACCACAGGTGACGACATTGAGACCCCAAGGCAGTGGCTGTGTGCCACCCGGGCCAGAAATACCAAATAG
- the LOC103402821 gene encoding uncharacterized protein isoform X2, giving the protein MDLEPGSKNSEKSERVVDGSEGSKHPETPKVVDGSDSSSHLTILPEATANEGGPVPTRRLISISSLSSLASDSSLEDLFQVDTNRITTSTHTASVPKHDDYNIVGPASTSRASDVTHGSMVPGLSPTDSPSIQTMDRCGGYDPYRIPTSVFSTSKSNKEMDWSVASNESLFSIHLGNNSFSRDHTFFLGDLGKSGELYKSGELFSLNPAPPVPAVEIESDRIEEVRKSGVGVADETIKDIARANAEDHSEGRVPPPTVFGKSPSLSRRSDGSGTSTRSFAFPILTDGMKSSVKATELCLEQPPPQPPVRLSPKKVTKSKVTYWFRCFSWFKWGCSCHRRHCCSYCCCC; this is encoded by the exons ATGGACTTGGAACCTGGAAGCAAGAACAGCGAGAAGTCAGAACGAGTTGTTGATGGGAGTGAAGGCAGTAAGCACCCTGAAACACCAAAGGTTGTTGATGGGAGTGATAGCAGTAGCCATTTAACAATACTTCCAGAGGCTACTGCTAATGAAGGTGGTCCTGTCCCGACCAGAAGACTAATCTCTATATCCTCTTTGTCTTCGTTGGCATCAGACTCGTCATTGGAAGATCTATTCCAAGTGGATACAAACAGAATTACAACCTCAACACATACTGCTTCCGTCCCTAAACATGATGACTATAACATTGTAGGTCCCGCATCAACATCCCGAGCTTCTGATGTCACCCATGGGTCCATGGTGCCTGGTTTGTCACCAACAGATTCCCCTTCAATCCAAACTATGGATCGGTGTGGTGGATATGATCCTTACAGGATCCCGACTTCTGTGTTTTCAACAAGTAAATCCAACAAAGAAATGGATTGGAGTGTTGCATCCAATGAGTCATTGTTTAGCATTCATTTAGGCAACAACAGCTTTTCCAGAGACCACACATTTTTTCTCGGTGATTTGGGCAAGTCTGGGGAACTGTACAAATCAGGCGAGTTGTTTTCGCTCAATCCAGCCCCTCCTGTTCCAGCGGTAGAAATTGAAAGTGACAGGATTGAAGAAGTGAGGAAATCTGGAGTTGGAGTGGCAGATGAGACCATCAAGGACATAGCAAGAGCAAATGCTGAAGATCATAGTGAGGGAAGGGTACCACCACCAACTGTATTTGGAAAATCCCCTAGCCTCTCTCGCCGTTCTGATGGGAGTGGGACTAGCACACGCTCTTTTGCCTTCCCAAT ATTGACAGATGGGATGAAAAGTTCTGTGAAGGCTACTGAGCTGTGTCTGGAGCAGCCGCCGCCACAACCACCCGTCAGATTATCGCCTAAAAAAGTGACCAAATCAAAAGTCACCTATTGGTTTCGTTGCTTTTCTTGGTTCAAGTGGGGTTGTTCTTGTCACCGGCGTCATTGTTGTTCTTATTGTTGCTGTTGTTGA
- the LOC103425459 gene encoding LRR receptor-like serine/threonine-protein kinase RPK2, translating into MKCHMLFKTALFLNAFCLLSCVSGEAPVSEKSILLEIKSSFSDPHGVLSGWISNSFDHHCSWVGVSCNDKSRVVSLSLGGSSGKGGNFRALSCSQSLKFPFPFDEFAVWRKSLVISGKLGGKVSPWVGKLTELRVLSLPFNELGGEIPKEIWGLEKLEVLDLEGNLLNGSLPTQFSGLRMLRVLNLGFNRIGGEIPISLSRCVDLEVLNLVGNEVSGTIPGFVGSFAKLQGLYLAQNRLNGSIPATFGSFCQNLEHLDVSGNFLDGKIPGSLGNCRSLRTLLLFSNILAGSIPLELGWIRMLEVLDVSRNSLSGPIPAELGQCVNLSVLVLSNLFNPLTTNQNTKGDTSIVLSSGLDDDYNYYEGSFPEEITTLPNLKIVWAPRATLEGKLPSNWSGCENLEMLNLAQNLFSGEVTGVFERCKKLHYLNLGSNKLSGKIDEKFPVPCMTVFNVSGNFMSGPVPEFLYRACPQVLPNSDRVRVNNLSFPYQVLFTCQTQLDSHLPLSGGSFTMIHDFSGNNFTGPIQHLPLATERLQKQTVYAFLAGGNKLTGSFPESLLGKCDGLDGMIIDVSDNKLAGRIPFGIGVTCRSLVFLDLSRNQLQGQIPSGISLLKYLKYLALANNNLTGAIPASFGWLHSLEVLKLSSNSLSGDIPQGLVNLKNLTVFLLDNNKLTGHIPSGLTNLKSLSTFNASFNNLSGSFPLNNSAMNCSSVLGNPFLIPCHVPLIAPSSDQLDRNGSSQHNPDSASATTGGDDNSGLGSVEIASIASASAVVLVLLSLVILFFYTRKWIPDSRVQGFEYKEMTLFTDIGAPLTFEIIVQATGNFNGSHHIGSGGFGATYKAEIAPGITAAVKRLAVGRFHGVQQFHAEIKTLGRVRHPNLVTLIGYHASETEMLLIYNYLPGGNLEKFIKERSQRPFNWQILHKIALHIAQALAYLHGECIPRVLHRDVKPSNILLDNEFNAYLSDFGLSRLLGTSETHVTTGVAGTFGYVAPEYAMTCHVSEKSDVYSYGVMLLELMSHKEALDPSFSSHGHGFNIVSWVDMLLEQGLDKEVFIEGLWDAGPQNDLVEMLNLAVSCTVKNLAFRPTMKQVVQRLKRIQPISRKPDNEQSIELSIIT; encoded by the coding sequence ATGAAATGCCATATGCTTTTCAAAACCGCGCTTTTTCTCAACGCCTTCTGCTTATTGAGTTGCGTTTCTGGGGAAGCGCCGGTTTCCGAGAAGTCGATTTTGCTCGAGATCAAGAGCTCGTTTTCCGACCCGCATGGGGTTCTCTCCGGCTGGATATCCAACAGCTTCGATCACCACTGCTCTTGGGTCGGGGTCTCCTGCAACGACAAATCCAGGGTCGTTTCGCTTAGTCTCGGCGGCAGCAGTGGCAAAGGAGGTAATTTTCGAGCTCTCTCTTGCTCTCAGAGTTTGAAATTTCCATTTCCGTTTGATGAGTTCGCTGTTTGGAGGAAAAGTTTAGTTATTAGTGGAAAATTGGGTGGAAAGGTTTCGCCTTGGGTGGGAAAGCTCACTGAGCTTAGAGTTTTATCGCTGCCATTTAATGAACTTGGTGGCGAAATTCCGAAGGAAATTTGGGGGTTGGAGAAGCTTGAAGTGCTTGATCTTGAGGGGAATTTGTTGAACGGAAGTTTGCCAACCCAGTTTTCGGGTTTGAGGATGTTGAGGGTTTTGAATCTTGGGTTTAATAGAATTGGTGGGGAGATTCCTATTTCGCTTTCAAGATGTGTGGATTTGGAGGTGTTGAATTTGGTAGGCAATGAAGTGAGTGGAACCATTCCTGGGTTTGTTGGTAGTTTTGCGAAGTTGCAGGGACTTTATTTGGCTCAAAATAGGTTAAATGGGTCTATACCAGCCACATTTGGAAGCTTTTGTCAAAATCTTGAACATCTTGATGTGTCGGGGAATTTCCTTGATGGGAAGATTCCTGGTAGTTTGGGGAATTGTCGGAGTTTACGGactcttttgttgttttcgaATATATTGGCTGGTAGCATTCCTCTAGAACTTGGTTGGATTCGAATGCTTGAAGTTCTAGATGTTTCAAGAAATAGCCTTAGCGGGCCAATCCCTGCTGAGCTTGGACAATGTGTCAATTTATCTGTTCTTGTCCTATCGAATCTTTTTAATCCATTGACAACCAATCAGAATACAAAAGGAGATACATCAATTGTTTTATCTAGTGGTTTGGACGATGATTACAATTATTACGAAGGCTCTTTTCCGGAGGAAATTACAACCCTTCCAAATTTGAAAATAGTTTGGGCTCCAAGGGCAACACTTGAGGGAAAGCTTCCGAGCAATTGGAGTGGTTGTGAGAACTTGGAAATGTTGAACTTAGCTCAGAACCTTTTCAGCGGAGAAGTCACTGGAGTATTTGAAAGATGCAAGAAGCTGCATTATCTAAATTTGGGATCAAATAAGCTGAGTGGGAAGATTGATGAGAAGTTTCCAGTTCCATGTATGACTGTTTTCAATGTCAGTGGAAACTTCATGTCTGGACCTGTGCCCGAGTTTCTGTACAGAGCATGCCCCCAGGTGCTCCCAAATTCAGATCGTGTCCGAGTCAACAATCTATCATTTCCATATCAAGTGCTCTTTACTTGCCAAACTCAGCTTGATAGTCATTTGCCTCTTTCCGGTGGTAGTTTCACTATGATTCATGATTTTAGTGGTAACAACTTCACTGGTCCAATCCAACACCTCCCTCTTGCAACTGAGAGATTGCAGAAGCAGACTGTTTATGCATTTCTTGCTGGTGGCAACAAGCTCACTGGATCATTTCCTGAAAGCTTACTAGGAAAATGTGACGGATTAGATGGAATGATTATTGATGTCAGCGACAATAAGTTGGCAGGTCGAATTCCTTTTGGGATTGGTGTGACGTGCAGATCTCTTGTCTTTCTTGACTTGAGCAGGAACCAGCTACAAGGTCAAATTCCCTCCGGTATCAGTCTGTTGAAGTATCTTAAGTATCTTGCCCTGGCTAACAACAACCTCACTGGTGCGATTCCTGCTAGCTTTGGGTGGTTGCACTCCCTTGAGGTGCTAAAACTGTCTTCAAATTCTCTTTCTGGTGATATTCCTCAAGGTCTTGTGAACTTGAAAAATTTAACTGTTTTTTTGCTCGACAACAATAAACTCACTGGGCACATCCCTTCAGGCTTGACTAATCTGAAATCCCTATCTACATTCAATGCCTCCTTCAATAACCTGTCTGGTTCATTTCCATTGAACAATAGTGCGATGAACTGCAGCAGTGTCCTTGGGAATCCTTTCCTTATTCCATGCCATGTTCCGCTAATTGCTCCATCTTCAGATCAGCTAGATAGGAATGGGAGTTCACAACATAACCCTGATTCCGCATCAGCAACTACTGGTGGTGATGATAACAGTGGATTAGGCTCAGTCGAGATCGCATCCATAGCATCTGCATCAGCTGTTGTTTTGGTTCTGCTCTCTCTCGttatccttttcttttataCGAGAAAATGGATACCAGATTCCAGGGTTCAGGGTTTTGAATATAAAGAAATGACTCTGTTTACAGACATTGGGGCTCCTTTGACATTTGAGATTATTGTTCAAGCAACAGGGAATTTTAATGGCAGCCACCACATTGGAAGTGGAGGATTTGGGGCCACTTACAAAGCCGAAATTGCTCCAGGAATCACTGCAGCTGTAAAAAGGCTAGCTGTTGGAAGGTTTCACGGTGTTCAACAGTTTCATGCTGAGATTAAAACCCTTGGCAGGGTGAGACACCCAAACCTGGTAACTTTAATAGGTTACCATGCCAGTGAAACTGAGATGTTGCTCATTTACAATTATTTACCAGGAGGGAATTTGGAAAAATTTATCAAGGAGAGATCTCAGAGGCCTTTTAATTGGCAAATTCTCCACAAGATTGCTTTGCATATAGCCCAAGCACTTGCTTATCTGCATGGCGAGTGTATTCCGCGTGTCCTTCACCGTGATGTCAAGCCAAGTAACATATTGTTGGATAATGAGTTCAATGCTTATTTGTCTGACTTTGGATTATCTAGGCTTTTGGGAACTTCAGAAACACACGTAACAACTGGTGTGGCAGGGACTTTTGGGTACGTAGCACCAGAGTATGCTATGACTTGCCATGTGTCTGAAAAGTCTGATGTTTACAGTTACGGTGTTATGCTGCTTGAATTGATGTCACACAAAGAAGCATTGGACCCTTCATTTTCGTCACATGGCCATGGTTTCAACATTGTGTCTTGGGTGGACATGCTGTTAGAACAGGGTCTGGATAAGGAGGTCTTCATAGAAGGGCTATGGGATGCAGGACCCCAGAATGATCTAGTCGAGATGTTGAATCTGGCTGTCTCGTGCACAGTCAAGAACCTCGCCTTTAGGCCAACAATGAAGCAAGTCGTCCAAAGATTAAAGCGAATCCAACCTATTTCAAGGAAGCCGGATAATGAGCAAAGTATAGAGCTATCGATCATAACCTAG